A stretch of the Candidatus Cloacimonadota bacterium genome encodes the following:
- the queC gene encoding 7-cyano-7-deazaguanine synthase QueC, translating to MNRAIVLVSGGMDSLVSAAVAARDCRELSFLHASYGQRTQARELQCFKAISAHYRPRRSEVLNWDWLARIGGSALTDPNQEIPTQGPGTEIPTTYVPFRNANLLCAAVAWAEVIGADAIYIGAVEEDSSGYPDCREVFFEAFEKVVASGGKNAWPIRIVTPVLHHSKAQIVKLGLELKAPFELSWSCYADNIAACGVCASCRLRLKAFAEAGHRDPITYREQ from the coding sequence ATGAACAGAGCGATAGTTTTGGTGAGCGGGGGCATGGACAGTCTGGTAAGCGCCGCAGTGGCCGCGCGGGACTGCAGGGAACTGAGTTTCCTGCACGCGAGTTACGGCCAGCGGACCCAGGCGCGGGAACTGCAGTGCTTTAAGGCGATCAGCGCGCACTACCGGCCCCGCCGCAGCGAGGTGCTGAACTGGGACTGGCTGGCCCGCATCGGCGGCTCGGCTTTGACCGATCCGAACCAAGAGATACCCACCCAGGGTCCGGGCACGGAGATCCCCACAACTTATGTTCCTTTCCGCAACGCCAATCTGCTCTGCGCGGCCGTGGCCTGGGCCGAAGTGATCGGCGCGGACGCCATCTACATCGGAGCCGTGGAGGAAGACAGCAGCGGCTATCCAGATTGCCGGGAAGTGTTTTTCGAAGCTTTTGAAAAAGTGGTCGCCAGCGGAGGGAAAAATGCCTGGCCGATCCGGATCGTCACGCCGGTGCTGCACCACAGCAAAGCGCAGATCGTGAAGCTGGGGCTGGAGCTGAAAGCGCCGTTCGAACTGAGTTGGAGCTGTTACGCGGACAACATCGCGGCCTGCGGAGTTTGCGCCAGCTGCCGCCTGCGCCTGAAAGCTTTCGCGGAAGCCGGACACAGAGATCCCATCACCTATCGGGAACAATGA
- a CDS encoding asparaginase: MQQDMNKKNILIILTGGTISMTSKGSLGVVPSSELADLLREFPQLDSVAKVAVSEHLNLPSPYITPQMMLELAKLIDLKIIDYDGVVITHGTDTLEETAFLCDLVLTTRKPVVFTAAMRSGSDIGLDGPRNIIGAVRVASHHDSADKGVLVVMNDEIHTARDVVKSDTGKVDAFRSVGYGPLGSVDPDAIVYHRSALFRENVWTDKLDTAVDLIKAVAGMDGKHIHSSIEGGAKAIVIEAFGRGNLPQSLIPDIQAALDNNILVVISSRTYTGRVLSEYGYEGGGKHLADLGCILAGDLKGVKVRLKLMTLFGKYNDPDVVKRFFMQSRN, from the coding sequence ATGCAACAAGACATGAATAAAAAGAACATCCTGATCATCCTCACCGGAGGCACGATCTCGATGACCTCCAAGGGCTCGCTGGGAGTGGTTCCCAGCTCTGAATTGGCGGACTTGCTGCGCGAGTTTCCGCAGCTGGACAGCGTGGCCAAAGTGGCCGTGAGTGAACACCTGAATTTACCCAGCCCCTACATCACCCCGCAGATGATGCTGGAACTGGCCAAGCTGATCGACCTGAAGATCATAGACTACGACGGAGTGGTGATCACGCACGGCACGGACACGCTGGAGGAAACAGCCTTTCTTTGCGATCTGGTGCTCACCACGCGCAAACCGGTGGTGTTCACCGCCGCCATGCGCAGCGGCAGCGACATCGGCCTGGACGGTCCGCGCAACATCATCGGGGCCGTGAGAGTGGCATCCCATCACGATTCTGCCGACAAGGGGGTGTTGGTGGTGATGAACGACGAGATCCACACCGCCCGGGACGTGGTGAAATCCGATACTGGAAAGGTGGACGCCTTTCGCAGTGTGGGTTACGGCCCGCTGGGCAGCGTGGATCCGGACGCGATCGTTTACCACCGCAGCGCGCTGTTTCGGGAAAACGTGTGGACGGACAAGCTGGACACCGCGGTGGACCTGATCAAGGCGGTGGCCGGAATGGATGGAAAACACATCCACAGCTCGATCGAGGGCGGCGCCAAGGCCATCGTGATCGAGGCTTTCGGACGCGGAAACCTGCCCCAGAGCCTGATCCCGGACATCCAGGCCGCGCTGGACAATAACATCCTGGTGGTGATCAGTTCGCGCACTTACACTGGCAGAGTGCTTTCGGAATACGGCTATGAAGGCGGGGGCAAACACCTGGCCGACCTTGGCTGCATCCTGGCCGGAGACCTCAAAGGCGTGAAAGTGCGGCTGAAACTGATGACACTTTTCGGCAAGTACAACGATCCGGACGTGGTGAAACGCTTTTTCATGCAGAGCAGGAATTAG
- a CDS encoding glycosyltransferase family 4 protein, which produces MKRIALLGPAPPFRGGISQFALMLAGEFLQEGYDVRMYTFDRQYPKLLFPGGEQTTSFADLPEIPVERVFTPYLPQTWTKAVERIREFQPDLLITSYFLPWFAPSFAWICKRLPNTRRICLAHNIDFHEKWPGADLLSGKFFQHCERIVLLSEACLNDLKRKMPESISRKALLGFHPIYGCYGTSEGMTTAEEPKQPTALFFGLIKAYKGLDVLLAALKQARRRVPDLKLIVAGEVYGKAAKYEHLIRELGLSEAVEARFHYITDDEIAEVFGKAQVCVLPYKSATQSGVIATAYSFQMPVIASDVGGLSEYISEGDTGLLVPPNNPEALAAALIRFFEEEDLRARMSASIPSYIEKFSWPKLAALILEA; this is translated from the coding sequence ATGAAGAGGATCGCGCTGCTGGGGCCGGCGCCGCCTTTCCGGGGCGGGATCTCGCAGTTCGCGCTGATGCTGGCGGGGGAGTTTCTGCAGGAGGGGTATGACGTGCGGATGTACACTTTTGACCGGCAGTATCCCAAGCTGTTGTTTCCGGGCGGGGAGCAGACCACCAGTTTTGCCGATCTGCCGGAAATCCCGGTGGAAAGAGTGTTCACACCCTATCTGCCCCAAACCTGGACCAAGGCGGTGGAGCGCATCCGGGAATTTCAACCCGATCTGCTGATCACATCATATTTCCTGCCCTGGTTCGCGCCCTCCTTTGCCTGGATCTGCAAGCGTTTGCCGAACACGCGCAGGATCTGCCTGGCCCACAACATCGATTTCCACGAAAAATGGCCCGGGGCTGATCTGCTTTCCGGAAAATTCTTTCAGCACTGCGAGCGGATCGTGCTGCTTTCCGAGGCCTGTCTCAACGATCTGAAGCGGAAAATGCCCGAAAGTATCTCTCGCAAAGCCCTGCTGGGCTTTCACCCCATCTACGGCTGTTACGGCACCAGCGAAGGAATGACCACAGCCGAAGAGCCCAAGCAGCCGACCGCCCTGTTTTTTGGACTGATCAAGGCCTACAAGGGTTTGGATGTACTGCTGGCGGCGCTCAAACAGGCGCGCAGACGCGTTCCGGACCTGAAGCTGATCGTGGCCGGCGAGGTTTACGGCAAGGCGGCCAAGTATGAACACCTGATCCGCGAATTGGGGCTGAGCGAGGCGGTGGAGGCGCGTTTCCACTATATAACCGATGACGAGATAGCGGAAGTTTTCGGTAAGGCGCAGGTTTGCGTGCTACCCTATAAAAGCGCCACCCAGAGCGGCGTGATCGCCACCGCCTACAGTTTTCAGATGCCGGTGATCGCCTCGGATGTGGGCGGTTTGAGCGAATACATCAGCGAGGGAGACACCGGTTTGCTGGTGCCGCCGAACAACCCGGAAGCCCTGGCCGCAGCTTTGATCCGCTTTTTCGAAGAAGAGGATTTGCGCGCGCGCATGAGCGCAAGCATTCCTTCCTACATAGAGAAGTTTTCCTGGCCGAAACTGGCCGCCCTGATCCTGGAAGCCTGA